The genomic DNA GCCATGATCGAGAACGAGCTGGACCGGATCGAGATCCTGTTCGGGCTGGGTGTGCGCGCGCTCGGGATCGCGTACAGCGAGGGCAACCAGCTGGGCGCCGGACTCAAGGAGCCGCGGGACGGTGGCCTGACCATGTTCGGCCGCCGCGCGGTGGAGCGCATGAACAAGGTGGGCATGTTGATCGACTGCTCGCACTGCGGGGACCAGACCACGTTGGATACGATCGAGTGGTCGGAGCGACCCATCGTGCTCTCGCACATCGGGGCACGCGCGCTGTGGGATTCCAACCGCCTGGCGCCGGACCACGTGCTGGAAGCGTGCGCGGCCAAGGGAGGCGTCATCGGGATCGAGTGCGCGCCCCACACCACGGTGAGCCCCGACCATCCCAAGCACTCGCTCGAATCGTTCATGGACCACTTCGAGCACATCCGGGCGCTGGTGGGGATCGATCATGTCGCGTTCGGCCCCGACACCCTCTACGGGGACCACGTGGGGCTGCACGACGTGTACGCGGCCAACCTCTCCATCAAGGAGTCGCGGGCCGGCAATGCGGCCGCCGACCGTCCGGCCGCTCCGGGCTTCGAGCGGGTCCCGTACGTGCGGGGCCTGGAGAACCCCACCGAAGGCTCGCACAACCTGTTGCGCTGGCTGGTGAAGGCCGGCCATTCCGACGAGGACATCGCCAAGGTGATGGGCGGCAACGTGCTGCGCGTGCTGGACCAGGTGTGGCCCTGAGCCGGACCGGTCCATGGTCCTGAAGCACGCGTGGGGGGTGAGCGTCCTGCTTGCCACTGCGGCGTTGCCGGCGGCGGCTCAAGACACCGCCGGGGCCGGCATGCTGCACGGAATGCGCGCGGAAGTGACCCTCGCGGAGGCGCAGGTCCAGGTGCGTCTCCAGGCGCGGATGTCGGACGTGGGACGGGCGTTCCCGCTCACCGCCCTGGCGTTCACGGACGCGGCGCCGCAGGACCTCGTGCTGGTGCGCGACGGAAGGACCATTCCGCTGGCCGTGCGCGCCGAGGGCCGCCGGTGGATGGCGGAGGCGCCTGCGGTGGGCCTCGACACCGCGCAGGTGGAGTTGCGCTACGTGGTGCCCGTGCCCGTGCCCGGTCCGGGCGACGCGGATGCGCGCGCGGCCGTGCCGCTGTTCGTGCCCGGGACCGGCGTGGGCGCTGTGGCCGCGGACTTCTTCACCGCGGAGATCCGTCTGGCGTCGAACACCCGCCTGGTGGAGAGCTTTCCGTCCGGCTTCCGCGCGGATGGGGAGGGGCGCTACCGGCTGGACCTGTCCACCATGCCCGCCCTGGTGCGCGTGCGCGCCCGTCCGGCGGATGCGAGCGCCCTGACCGGGGTGGGGGTGTTCGAGGCGCTCGTGGTGGCAGTGATCGCGGGCGTGGGCATGCTCGGCTGGCGTCATCTACGTCGGAGCGTGTGACGTGGACCGCTTCGTCTTCTGGGGCGTGTTCGTCGCCTTCGCGGTCATCGTGGTCGCGTACTCGCTCTGGATGGTGCGCACCGAGCGCCGGGAGCGGCAGGAGCACGGCGGGGACGGGGACCGATGAGCACGCGCGTTATGGTCTTCGCGGCCTACTTCGCGTTGGTGTTCGCGATCGGGTGGCTGAGCCTCAAGCGCACGCAGAGCGAGGCCGACTACTGGATCGCCGGCGGGAAGCTGGGCTGGCTGGTGGGTGGGGCCACCATCGCGGCCACGCACGTGAGCGCCGGCACCTTCATCGGCACCATCGGTGTGATCTACACGGTAGGGTGGTCGTTCACGTGGCTGGTGCTGTCCATCCCGCTCGCCTACTGGTTCCTGGCCGCGGTGCTGGCGCCCCGCTTCACGCGTGTCCGGCAGCTCACGCTGCCGGCCTTCATCGAGCGGCGCTACTACTCGAAGCGTGTGCGCGGGCTCGCGGCCGTGATCATCCTCATCGCCACCGTCGTGTACGTGCAGGCGCAGATCGTGGCCGGCGGCCTGATCGCGCATACGATCTTCGGTATCCCCACGTCCTGGGGCATGATCGGCTTCACCGCCATCCTGCTGCTGTACACGGTGGTGGGTGGCATGGTGGCGGTGGTCTACACGGACTTCCTGCAGCTCCTGATCATGGCCGCCGGGGTGTTGTTCGCGGTTCCGCTCGCACTGCGGCAGGTGGGGGGCACCGCCGCCCTCTTCGAGCTGGTGGAGGCGGCCCGGCCCACCGTGTTCACGTGGGAGGGGCTGCCGCCGGCCCTGCTGTTCACCATGGGGCTCTCGTTCCTGCTGGGATCGGTGGCCACGCCCGAGCGGCTCGTGCGGCTCTTCGCCATGCGGGACATGGTCCAGGTCCGCCGCGGGATCCTCTTCGCCATCCTGATGAGCACCGGCATCAACCTGCTGGTGTTCATCCTGGCGCTCGCCAGCATCGTGCTCTTCCCGCGGCTCTCCACGGGAGACCTGGCCATGCCCATGGTCGCGTCCGCCGTGCTGCCTCCGGTGATGGGCACCGTGCTGCTGGCCGCCATCGTCTCGGCCATGATGTCCACGGTGGATTCGCTGTTGATCGTGGCCGGCTCCGCGCTGTCGGTGGACCTCTACCAGAACCTCGTGGCCCCCGACGGCAGCGTCGCCCGCCGCCGCTGGGTCGACCGCATCGGCATCCTGGTGGTGGGGACGCTGCCGGTCGTGCTCGTGCTCGCCGGGGTGGGGGAGGGCGAGCTGGTCCAGTTCATCGTGCTGCTCTTCACGGCGCTCATGGCCGCGTGCTTCTTCATGCCGGTGGTGGGCGGGGTGCTGTGGCGCCGGGCCACCCGGGAGGGGGCCACGGCGGCCATGCTCGGCGGGTTGATCACCACGCTCGGGTGGAAGGCATGGGGGCCCGGGACGCTGGATCCGGTGCTGCCCGGCTTCCTGGTCTCGGCGGTGCTGTTGGTGACGGTGAGCCTGCTCACGCCCCCACCCCCGGCCAGCGCCTGGGAGCCCTATTTCCGGACGGGCGCGGGGACCCCGGACGAATCGGCGCTGGGGTAGGTCGCGAACCGGGACGAGGCTCCGGCCGCCGGTCTACTCCCGGTCGCGCGGGATCGTGTCCTGGGCGTAGCGTCGGACCTCCCGAGCCAGCTCCGCCTGACCCGTGCGGTCCCAGAGATCGGCGAGGTCGTGCAGGATGGTCCGAAGCGCGGAGCGATCGCCGGTGCGCAGCGCGCGTTCGCCGTCGCTGGTGAGGTCGAACAGGTCGGGACGGTCGGTGGCGGGGCGCATGGCGTCGAGGTGGAGAGGAGAGCTCAGCGCGTGCGCGACGGCGCGGGCGCCGACGCTCCGACGAGGAGGACGCGCTCGACCTCATCGAATCCGCCCTTCTTGATCTTGGGGCCACCCAGCTCGTCCGGGGTCGGGAGGATCGGCCCGTCCGTGGGTGCGGTCTCCGTCTCGGGGGCGAGCGGGGAGGAGCCGGCGCAGGCGGTCGCGGTCAGGAGAAGCAGCGGAAGCACGATGCGGAAACGGATCATGAGGTGCTGACGATCTCCAGGAGGCGCGGGCAGCAGTCTTCCGAGCGCACCTGGCAATCCGCGTTCCGCGGGCCGGGCTGGCCATGCGGGAAGTCATAACCTGTTGTCTGTCAGTGTCATGGATCGATTGGTCCGAACCTGCT from Gemmatimonadota bacterium includes the following:
- a CDS encoding sodium:solute symporter family protein, with the translated sequence MSTRVMVFAAYFALVFAIGWLSLKRTQSEADYWIAGGKLGWLVGGATIAATHVSAGTFIGTIGVIYTVGWSFTWLVLSIPLAYWFLAAVLAPRFTRVRQLTLPAFIERRYYSKRVRGLAAVIILIATVVYVQAQIVAGGLIAHTIFGIPTSWGMIGFTAILLLYTVVGGMVAVVYTDFLQLLIMAAGVLFAVPLALRQVGGTAALFELVEAARPTVFTWEGLPPALLFTMGLSFLLGSVATPERLVRLFAMRDMVQVRRGILFAILMSTGINLLVFILALASIVLFPRLSTGDLAMPMVASAVLPPVMGTVLLAAIVSAMMSTVDSLLIVAGSALSVDLYQNLVAPDGSVARRRWVDRIGILVVGTLPVVLVLAGVGEGELVQFIVLLFTALMAACFFMPVVGGVLWRRATREGATAAMLGGLITTLGWKAWGPGTLDPVLPGFLVSAVLLVTVSLLTPPPPASAWEPYFRTGAGTPDESALG
- a CDS encoding membrane dipeptidase, coding for MPPKTAYKGYRSFDYLEPGTDYHAFELTPELERVPGWSVPLEEEEERRAERIASRVPLVSLHEHLGLFPADIHQTPEMMRTGRMPTAFEGLAHAQWDAVFDNLMDGICTIHSQHGWKWTEVVHDLGMRLCDLAHQDFVLHATRVSDIHRAKREGKVAWVASMEGAAMIENELDRIEILFGLGVRALGIAYSEGNQLGAGLKEPRDGGLTMFGRRAVERMNKVGMLIDCSHCGDQTTLDTIEWSERPIVLSHIGARALWDSNRLAPDHVLEACAAKGGVIGIECAPHTTVSPDHPKHSLESFMDHFEHIRALVGIDHVAFGPDTLYGDHVGLHDVYAANLSIKESRAGNAAADRPAAPGFERVPYVRGLENPTEGSHNLLRWLVKAGHSDEDIAKVMGGNVLRVLDQVWP